One region of Olleya sp. Hel_I_94 genomic DNA includes:
- a CDS encoding helix-turn-helix domain-containing protein, with protein MTLFFKFDFNAICQIVLEQTLKDNDIKYKHVGFGEIEVLEKLTTDKQATLQSALDKYQIEIVENQKSILVQKIKDTIIDMVFNEDTVVNVKSSVYLADTLGHSYGYLSNLFSEVTYTSIENFIILQKIEYAKQLVIKQDLSLTEIAFRLNYSSVAHLSTQFKNTTGITPSAFQRIIAKRREFNQQNNQE; from the coding sequence ATGACCTTGTTTTTTAAATTCGATTTTAATGCCATTTGTCAAATTGTTTTAGAACAAACTTTAAAGGACAATGACATAAAATATAAGCACGTTGGATTTGGAGAGATCGAAGTGTTAGAAAAACTAACCACTGACAAACAAGCCACATTACAATCTGCTTTAGATAAGTACCAAATAGAAATTGTTGAAAACCAGAAAAGTATTTTAGTACAAAAAATTAAGGATACTATTATTGATATGGTTTTTAATGAAGACACTGTGGTAAATGTTAAAAGCTCAGTTTATTTAGCAGATACTTTAGGTCATAGTTATGGCTATTTGTCTAACTTATTCTCGGAAGTGACTTACACTTCTATTGAAAACTTTATAATTCTTCAAAAAATAGAATACGCCAAACAACTTGTAATCAAACAAGATTTAAGTTTAACCGAAATTGCTTTTAGGTTAAACTATTCTAGCGTTGCACATTTAAGTACTCAGTTTAAAAATACAACAGGAATTACACCTTCTGCATTCCAAAGGATAATTGCTAAAAGAAGAGAATTTAATCAACAAAACAACCAAGAATAG
- a CDS encoding DUF3078 domain-containing protein produces the protein MKKILLVGAFFLGLVSMNAQTKEELHTQKAEKQAAADALQSEADALQAQIDALPGWRKGLFGTIGGSISNFSNWYSQGTPNNASGNIGISLNAYANLIEDKFFWRNSLTSNLNWVKLDNKDNPNDDDSFNPTTDVFNISSLYGRNITKNFAVSGLAEYRTTLLDNFNDPGYLDVGVGGTWTPLENLIVVVHPLNYNFVFAENDAVFQSSLGAKIVADYTRQIGAVSFKSNLSTFQSYKSGDLSNVTWTNSFSYTLWKMIGVGFDFGLRSNKQEALNYELGQYDPLALPLQAVPTFGNVDNKLQSYWLLGLSYNL, from the coding sequence ATGAAAAAAATATTATTAGTAGGAGCATTCTTTTTAGGATTAGTCTCAATGAATGCCCAAACAAAAGAAGAGTTACACACTCAAAAAGCAGAAAAGCAAGCAGCAGCTGATGCTTTACAAAGTGAAGCTGATGCTTTACAAGCTCAAATTGATGCACTTCCAGGTTGGAGAAAAGGTCTTTTTGGAACTATTGGTGGAAGTATTTCTAACTTTAGCAATTGGTATTCTCAAGGAACACCAAACAACGCTTCTGGAAACATCGGAATCTCATTAAATGCATATGCTAACTTAATTGAAGATAAATTTTTCTGGAGAAACTCTTTAACATCTAACCTTAACTGGGTAAAATTAGATAATAAAGACAATCCAAATGATGATGACAGTTTTAACCCAACGACAGATGTATTTAACATCTCTTCATTATACGGAAGAAACATAACTAAAAACTTTGCTGTTTCTGGTTTAGCAGAATACAGAACTACGTTATTAGACAATTTTAACGATCCAGGATATTTAGACGTTGGAGTCGGTGGAACTTGGACTCCTTTAGAAAATCTAATTGTTGTTGTACACCCTTTAAACTACAACTTTGTATTTGCAGAAAATGATGCAGTTTTTCAATCGTCATTAGGTGCAAAAATAGTTGCAGATTACACAAGACAAATTGGTGCTGTTAGTTTTAAATCTAACTTATCTACTTTTCAAAGCTACAAAAGCGGAGATTTATCTAACGTAACTTGGACAAACTCTTTTAGCTATACTTTATGGAAAATGATTGGTGTTGGTTTTGACTTTGGTTTAAGAAGCAACAAACAAGAAGCTTTAAACTATGAGTTAGGTCAGTATGATCCTTTAGCATTACCATTACAAGCGGTTCCAACTTTTGGAAACGTTGATAACAAATTACAATCTTATTGGTTATTAGGTTTAAGCTACAACTTATAA
- a CDS encoding CHASE3 domain-containing protein produces the protein MIKTLSNNISFLRTTLYISAFVILVVGALTYRSITEVTKSSELITHTYKVNVELEQILSNLKDAETGQRGYIITKDSVFLEPYISGRSKINNSFAELKVLTKDDTILKESLIEVNTLINKRLLAFQTSYRSLPKGDIEDPNFIENFRNGRALMDSIRDNIKGIIKLQNNLLKQRRSEYETDLMATPLLLFSLLLCSLILMYLAYNSIYKNIKRLKATNEELEIFKESTNQSEIVSKYGSWTYNVKKDEFTYSDNLYRLLGEQPQSFEPTNENFLTYVHPDDIEKLNMQFKEMKENVELPYIYYRVVHKNGNIKHLKAYGKSVVNEDDETVLLGTTADITDEINNLRILEERNAELERNNKELSSFNYVASHDLQEPLRKIQTFLSRLIDEEEGKLSAKGNKYIDRIQNAATRMRLLIDDLLQFSRSNKADKVFEESNINLLLEAAKQDLAEVISAENAVITSDTFPTITVIPFQIQQLFVNLLGNAIKYKLDGKIPKINITHQIVEADGEDSIVKPKYSHYHKITFTDNGIGFDNQYADQIFVLFSRLHNKDQYSGTGIGLSICKKIIENHKGYITASGQPEKGSVFTVYLPIAK, from the coding sequence ATGATTAAAACACTTTCAAATAATATTTCGTTTTTAAGGACCACTTTATATATAAGTGCATTTGTAATATTGGTTGTTGGTGCATTAACCTACAGAAGTATTACGGAAGTAACAAAATCTTCCGAGTTAATTACGCACACTTACAAGGTAAATGTCGAGCTTGAACAGATTTTATCAAACCTTAAAGATGCAGAAACTGGTCAACGAGGCTATATTATTACCAAAGACTCTGTTTTTTTAGAACCTTATATTTCTGGAAGAAGCAAAATAAATAACAGCTTTGCAGAGCTAAAGGTTTTAACTAAAGACGACACTATACTTAAAGAAAGCCTAATTGAGGTAAATACGTTAATTAATAAACGGTTATTAGCCTTTCAAACGTCTTACAGATCTTTGCCAAAAGGAGATATTGAAGACCCTAATTTTATTGAAAATTTTAGAAATGGTAGAGCTTTAATGGACTCTATTAGAGACAATATTAAAGGCATTATAAAGTTACAAAACAATTTACTTAAACAACGTCGTAGCGAATATGAAACCGACTTAATGGCAACTCCATTACTATTGTTTTCATTATTACTATGTTCATTAATCTTAATGTATCTTGCTTATAATAGTATTTATAAAAATATAAAACGCCTAAAAGCAACTAACGAAGAATTAGAGATTTTTAAAGAATCTACTAATCAATCCGAAATTGTTAGTAAATATGGTAGCTGGACTTACAATGTTAAAAAAGATGAATTTACATATTCCGACAATTTATACCGATTATTAGGTGAGCAACCACAATCTTTTGAGCCTACCAATGAAAACTTTTTGACTTACGTCCATCCCGATGACATCGAAAAACTAAACATGCAATTCAAAGAGATGAAAGAAAATGTGGAGCTACCTTACATTTATTATCGTGTAGTCCACAAAAATGGTAATATTAAACATTTAAAAGCCTACGGAAAGTCTGTTGTAAATGAAGATGACGAAACAGTATTGCTAGGTACTACTGCAGATATTACAGATGAAATTAATAATCTTAGAATATTAGAAGAACGTAATGCTGAGTTAGAACGTAATAATAAAGAATTATCGTCTTTTAACTACGTAGCCAGTCATGATTTACAAGAACCACTAAGAAAAATCCAAACCTTTTTATCTAGACTGATAGACGAGGAAGAGGGCAAACTATCTGCAAAAGGAAATAAATATATTGATCGTATACAAAATGCTGCTACCAGAATGCGTTTGCTAATCGATGATTTATTACAATTTTCTAGATCTAACAAAGCAGACAAAGTCTTTGAGGAGTCTAACATTAATCTGCTTTTAGAAGCTGCAAAACAGGATTTAGCAGAAGTTATTTCAGCTGAAAATGCTGTTATAACCTCAGACACATTCCCTACTATAACCGTTATACCTTTTCAAATTCAGCAATTATTTGTAAACCTATTAGGTAATGCTATCAAATATAAATTAGATGGTAAAATACCAAAAATTAATATTACGCATCAAATTGTAGAAGCAGATGGAGAAGACAGTATTGTAAAACCTAAATACTCTCACTACCATAAAATAACATTTACAGATAATGGGATAGGTTTTGACAATCAATATGCAGATCAAATATTTGTATTATTTAGCAGACTACATAATAAGGACCAATATTCTGGTACTGGAATAGGCTTATCTATTTGTAAAAAAATAATAGAAAACCACAAAGGATATATTACTGCTAGTGGACAACCAGAAAAAGGGTCTGTATTTACAGTATACTTACCAATAGCCAAATAA
- a CDS encoding outer membrane beta-barrel protein, translated as MKKLILSAIAITITAFTVNAQDISKNALGLRLGDNDGLGGEISYQRHLNDNNRLEFDLGWRDSDNLDVFKLVGLYQWVMPLDESFNWYVGAGAGVGSYDSGNNDGTFALVAGDIGIEYNFNIPLQLSLDFRPELGFDDNYSDDVDFDIALGVRYRF; from the coding sequence ATGAAAAAATTAATATTATCAGCAATAGCCATAACAATTACTGCTTTTACAGTAAATGCTCAAGACATCTCAAAAAATGCATTGGGTTTAAGATTAGGAGATAATGACGGTTTAGGAGGAGAAATTTCTTATCAAAGACACCTAAACGATAATAACAGACTAGAGTTTGACTTGGGTTGGAGAGACTCAGACAACCTTGATGTTTTTAAACTAGTAGGTTTATACCAATGGGTAATGCCTCTGGACGAAAGCTTTAATTGGTACGTAGGTGCTGGTGCAGGAGTTGGATCTTATGACTCTGGTAACAACGACGGAACTTTCGCTTTAGTTGCAGGAGATATTGGTATCGAGTATAATTTTAATATCCCTTTACAACTATCATTAGACTTTAGACCAGAACTAGGATTTGATGACAACTATAGCGATGATGTAGACTTTGATATCGCATTAGGAGTAAGATATAGATTCTAA
- a CDS encoding response regulator, which yields MQEDYINITLADDDEDDRLFFTDAFDEIKITTRVKTFNDGVYLMDYLNSDDATLPNVLFLDLNMPRKSGLECLKEIKQNPKFKDIAIAIYSTSASEEDIENTFIQGANIYIKKPSDFKTLKKVLSEVVTINWQYHTNSMNKDNFLLRF from the coding sequence ATGCAAGAGGATTATATAAATATAACATTAGCAGATGATGATGAAGATGACAGATTGTTTTTTACAGATGCTTTTGATGAAATTAAAATAACAACTAGAGTTAAAACATTTAACGATGGTGTCTATTTAATGGATTACTTAAATAGCGATGATGCCACTTTACCTAATGTCCTATTTTTAGATTTAAACATGCCCAGAAAATCTGGTTTAGAGTGTTTAAAAGAAATTAAACAGAATCCAAAATTTAAGGATATTGCAATTGCAATTTATTCTACCTCAGCTTCCGAAGAAGATATAGAAAACACGTTTATACAAGGTGCTAATATTTATATTAAAAAGCCAAGCGATTTTAAAACCTTAAAAAAAGTGTTGTCAGAAGTAGTTACCATTAATTGGCAATACCATACTAATAGCATGAATAAAGACAACTTTTTACTTCGTTTTTAA
- a CDS encoding DUF3095 domain-containing protein, whose translation MKDDINFYKSIFKNKLPLTELLKDESLFSSVPKNWTIVVTDIKNSTEAVSNGLHNDVNLCATGSIITVLNTIKGIDKKIQIPYFFGGDGSTFIIPDVLLSPIMTALNNYSQHITNTLKLNLRVGYLQVEEVYNNKVTLRITKLRHNKYLTTPVVLGNGIKFAENYIKQSFDNTANIKDKNIALNLEGMECRWDEIYPNEQHKKVICLLVNCDDEKKQAEIYGTIMNEINYIFGDLDNRNPITTLKLKLNTTLEKIRKEMYVKVGKNQSKYLINNWLITVFGKYYFKFFKAGKLYIYRVSQLSDTIMLDGSINTVISGNDKQIKRLQILLDDLESNKKIIYGLHTTHASIMSCYIEDREEKHIHFVDGTEGGYTSAAIMFKNKLKQLRFS comes from the coding sequence ATGAAAGACGATATTAATTTTTATAAAAGTATTTTTAAAAACAAATTGCCTTTAACCGAGCTTTTAAAGGATGAAAGTTTGTTTTCTAGTGTGCCTAAAAATTGGACTATTGTAGTAACAGATATAAAAAACTCTACAGAGGCAGTTTCTAATGGTTTGCATAATGATGTTAATTTATGTGCAACAGGAAGTATTATTACTGTTTTAAATACTATAAAAGGTATTGATAAAAAAATCCAAATTCCGTACTTTTTTGGAGGAGATGGTTCCACTTTTATTATTCCTGATGTTTTATTATCACCAATTATGACTGCTTTAAATAATTACAGTCAGCATATAACTAATACCTTAAAATTAAATCTTAGAGTTGGATACCTTCAGGTAGAAGAGGTATATAATAACAAGGTTACATTAAGGATCACTAAATTAAGACATAACAAGTACCTGACAACACCTGTAGTTTTAGGTAACGGAATAAAATTTGCTGAAAATTATATTAAACAAAGCTTTGATAATACAGCAAACATTAAAGATAAAAACATTGCGTTAAATTTGGAAGGTATGGAGTGTAGATGGGACGAGATCTATCCAAATGAACAACACAAAAAAGTAATTTGCCTTCTTGTTAATTGCGATGACGAAAAAAAGCAAGCTGAGATTTATGGCACAATAATGAATGAGATTAACTACATTTTTGGTGATTTAGACAATCGAAACCCAATTACTACTTTAAAATTAAAATTAAACACTACGCTAGAAAAGATCCGTAAAGAGATGTATGTTAAAGTTGGTAAAAACCAATCAAAGTATCTAATTAATAATTGGTTGATTACAGTGTTTGGTAAATACTACTTTAAATTTTTTAAAGCTGGAAAATTATACATTTATCGCGTTAGTCAATTATCAGATACAATAATGTTAGACGGATCAATTAATACAGTAATATCTGGTAATGACAAGCAGATTAAGCGTTTGCAAATACTTTTGGATGATCTGGAGTCTAATAAAAAAATTATTTATGGTTTACATACTACACATGCATCCATAATGTCTTGTTATATTGAGGATAGAGAAGAAAAGCACATCCATTTTGTGGATGGTACAGAAGGTGGTTATACAAGCGCTGCAATAATGTTTAAAAATAAATTAAAGCAACTTAGATTTAGCTAA
- a CDS encoding lmo0937 family membrane protein, with amino-acid sequence MRGLLYIIAVILVIGWALGFFVYSASGLIHILLVIAVIAILLRLIGGRGV; translated from the coding sequence ATGAGAGGACTACTTTATATCATAGCAGTAATACTTGTAATTGGATGGGCATTAGGATTTTTTGTCTATAGCGCAAGTGGATTAATACACATTTTATTAGTAATCGCAGTAATTGCAATATTACTAAGATTAATTGGTGGACGAGGCGTATAA
- the hflX gene encoding GTPase HflX yields the protein MLEKKDIELEKAVLIGVVTKEQNEEKSKEYLDELEFLTFTAGGEVKKRFTQKMEMPNPKTYIGTGKMEEVRLYIEDNNITTAIFDDELSSSQERNISKILNVKVLDRTNLILDIFAQRAQTSYARTQVELAQCEYLLPRLRGMWTHLERQKGGIGMRGPGETEIETDRRIVRDRISLLKDKIKTIDKQMSVQRGNRGQMVRVALVGYTNVGKSTLMNTVSKSEVFAENKLFATLDTTVRKVVIQNLPFLLTDTVGFIRKLPTQLVDSFKSTLDEVREADLLLHVVDISHPNFEDHIESVNKVLGEIKSADKPIIMVFNKIDAYQAKPFDETDLIAERTEEHYSLAEWKKTWMNRVGEDNALFISALNKRNLEDFKKRVYDEVRDIHVTRFPYNHFLYPDYDYDNLGEEE from the coding sequence ATGTTAGAAAAAAAAGATATAGAGCTTGAAAAAGCAGTATTAATTGGTGTCGTTACTAAAGAGCAAAACGAAGAGAAATCGAAAGAGTATCTTGACGAGCTTGAATTTTTGACGTTCACTGCAGGTGGAGAAGTTAAAAAACGCTTCACCCAAAAAATGGAAATGCCTAATCCAAAAACATACATTGGAACAGGTAAAATGGAAGAAGTTAGGTTATATATAGAAGACAATAATATAACCACAGCAATTTTTGATGACGAGTTATCCTCATCTCAAGAGCGTAATATAAGTAAGATTTTAAATGTAAAAGTATTAGATCGTACCAATTTAATATTAGACATTTTTGCACAACGCGCACAAACAAGTTATGCCAGAACGCAAGTCGAGTTGGCACAATGTGAGTACCTATTACCAAGACTTAGAGGTATGTGGACACACCTTGAGCGCCAAAAAGGTGGTATTGGTATGCGTGGACCTGGTGAAACCGAAATCGAAACAGATAGACGTATCGTACGTGACAGGATCTCCTTATTAAAAGACAAAATTAAAACTATAGATAAGCAAATGTCTGTCCAACGCGGTAATCGTGGACAAATGGTACGCGTTGCACTAGTTGGATACACCAACGTTGGTAAATCTACTTTAATGAATACCGTTAGTAAGTCAGAGGTATTTGCCGAAAATAAACTTTTTGCAACCCTAGACACAACCGTTAGAAAAGTAGTCATCCAAAATCTGCCATTTTTATTAACAGATACCGTTGGATTTATCCGCAAGTTACCAACCCAATTGGTAGACAGTTTTAAAAGTACATTGGATGAGGTTAGAGAAGCAGATTTACTATTGCACGTAGTCGATATCTCTCATCCAAATTTTGAAGACCATATAGAATCTGTAAATAAAGTTTTAGGCGAAATTAAAAGTGCAGACAAACCAATAATCATGGTCTTTAATAAGATTGATGCTTACCAAGCAAAACCTTTTGACGAGACCGACTTAATTGCAGAGCGTACAGAAGAACATTACAGTCTTGCCGAGTGGAAAAAGACCTGGATGAATCGCGTAGGAGAGGACAACGCATTATTTATATCAGCATTAAACAAACGTAATCTAGAAGACTTTAAAAAGCGCGTTTATGATGAGGTTAGAGACATACACGTCACACGTTTTCCTTACAATCACTTCCTGTATCCAGATTATGATTACGATAATCTAGGCGAAGAAGAATAA
- a CDS encoding endonuclease has product MNFNFFKSKANKQTIAFYNIENLFDIYKDDLTRDTDFNPTSEKRWTIKRYNNKLRKIGYAISNIGRKETNSHPAIIGLAEIENEAVLKDLITSKHLKEYPYQFVHYDSKDERGIDVAFIYDTTKFKVTNSESFTFSFTETDGSQDYTRDILLVSGLFLDEPVHFLINHWPSRRTGDIETEYKRITASSNLQAIVSTLKENITNAKIIIMGDFNDDPASNSIEQLVANQGLFNPMETLLSIDRGTTSHNFEWNLFDQIIITHNFLERQSNTLRFVKADIYDADFLKQMDGKYKGTPYRTYVGKRYKGGYSDHFPVYMILNKK; this is encoded by the coding sequence TTGAATTTTAATTTTTTTAAATCAAAAGCAAATAAACAGACCATAGCTTTTTATAATATCGAAAATTTATTTGATATTTATAAAGATGACTTAACACGTGATACTGATTTTAATCCAACATCCGAAAAGCGTTGGACCATTAAAAGATACAATAATAAATTAAGAAAAATTGGTTATGCTATATCTAATATTGGCAGAAAAGAAACCAACTCTCATCCAGCAATTATTGGTCTAGCCGAAATTGAAAACGAAGCTGTATTAAAAGATTTAATAACCTCTAAACATTTAAAGGAATATCCATACCAATTTGTGCACTACGATAGTAAAGATGAACGCGGTATTGACGTTGCCTTTATTTACGATACGACTAAATTTAAAGTTACAAACTCTGAAAGCTTTACGTTTAGTTTTACCGAAACTGATGGGTCGCAAGATTATACAAGAGATATTTTATTAGTATCTGGATTATTTTTGGATGAACCTGTACATTTTTTAATTAACCATTGGCCTTCTAGACGTACTGGAGATATAGAAACTGAATACAAACGTATCACAGCATCTTCCAATCTTCAAGCCATTGTTAGTACTTTAAAGGAAAATATAACTAATGCCAAAATTATTATCATGGGAGATTTTAATGATGATCCTGCAAGTAATAGTATTGAACAATTAGTGGCTAATCAAGGTTTATTTAATCCAATGGAAACCTTACTATCTATTGATAGAGGGACTACAAGCCATAACTTTGAATGGAATTTATTTGATCAAATTATAATAACGCATAACTTTTTAGAGCGTCAATCTAACACCTTAAGATTTGTAAAAGCAGATATATATGATGCTGACTTTTTAAAACAAATGGATGGTAAATATAAAGGCACACCTTATAGGACTTACGTTGGCAAACGCTACAAAGGTGGTTATAGTGATCATTTTCCGGTATACATGATTTTAAATAAAAAATAG
- a CDS encoding ferritin-like domain-containing protein — MKTTKNNQDLVNSLQELLQKNYDAEAGYKQVMTKAQSEPLKNWLQQKALQRNTFATELDFQIRKHNAEPKASGTIKGDLHRGWINVKSTLTTDTDEALMEECIRGEKASVKEYEDQLENFDSDTEIKTIVQSQLTTVKSALTTVKRLEDIIG; from the coding sequence ATGAAAACGACAAAAAATAATCAAGACTTAGTAAATTCATTACAAGAATTATTACAAAAAAATTACGATGCAGAAGCTGGTTACAAACAAGTAATGACCAAAGCACAAAGCGAACCTTTAAAAAATTGGTTACAACAAAAAGCATTGCAACGTAATACATTTGCAACAGAATTAGATTTTCAAATTAGAAAACATAATGCAGAGCCTAAAGCTTCTGGGACAATTAAAGGAGATTTACATAGAGGATGGATTAATGTAAAATCTACCTTAACCACAGATACTGACGAAGCCTTGATGGAAGAATGTATTAGAGGTGAAAAAGCTAGTGTTAAAGAATACGAAGATCAGTTAGAAAACTTTGATTCGGATACAGAAATCAAAACTATTGTGCAATCACAATTAACAACTGTAAAATCTGCCTTAACCACAGTGAAAAGACTAGAAGATATCATAGGATAA
- a CDS encoding penicillin-binding protein 1A encodes MIQQKLHVLFKNKWVKRASIAIVAAVLFAVVFYISIYLGAFGKLPNTSQLTNLKQAEATQILDKDSKLIGKYYIYDRQPLTYNQFPKHLLDALIATEDVRFYDHNGVDNISLMRVFIKTILFQDQSSGGGSTITLQLAKNLFGRDKHIAFSTIINKVKEAIVAKRIEKIYSKQEILTLYLNTVPFPDNTYGIESAARKFFNVSATQLSLPQAATLVGTLKANNYYNPRRNLQSSTTRRNVVLQQMLKYNYIDQNQFTQAKQKSVKLDYQSYNHDLGLAPYFRAQLKKELATTLQGYKKPNGEAYDLYKDGLVVYTTLDSQMQKYAEQALQTHLTKLQQDYEVSYGKNAPWKTNKKLIDKAIKALPAYKKIKASGLDHAQIMDSLSIKHEVELFDWTETKSQNISTIDSLQHYLKFLNTGMIALDPKSGAIRSYIGGIDYRFFKYDHVSQSQRQVGSTFKPFVYTAAIDNGMAPCTYFSPEAVTYTDYKNWTPTNSGVSDVDPHINYNLEKALSQSLNTIAVKVLNQVGIDKVLKQTKKLGITSTLPNQPSLALGVAQINIKELAGAYASYVNNSQSVKPYFITKIEDKNGVEIVSFKPEVNPDKAYNDYTRQVMLQIMQATVNSGTAARLRSTYGLSNSIAGKTGTTQDNKDGWFVGITPNLVTINWVGNDNYNIGFKTTEMGQGANSALPIFAKFYQKLNADSNYNTITKSRFESPSSDVLEALDCEEEKRDGFFKRLFSKKDNERQFNKDN; translated from the coding sequence ATGATACAACAAAAACTACACGTGTTATTTAAAAATAAATGGGTTAAAAGGGCTTCGATAGCAATAGTTGCAGCTGTACTTTTTGCTGTCGTTTTTTACATTAGTATCTATTTAGGTGCATTTGGTAAACTACCAAACACCTCTCAATTAACAAATTTAAAACAAGCAGAAGCGACCCAAATATTAGATAAAGACAGTAAATTAATAGGTAAATATTATATCTACGATAGGCAACCCTTAACCTATAATCAGTTTCCTAAACACCTTTTAGACGCACTAATAGCAACAGAAGATGTTAGATTTTATGATCACAACGGAGTCGATAATATAAGTCTAATGCGTGTGTTTATTAAAACCATTTTATTTCAGGACCAATCCTCAGGAGGTGGTAGTACCATAACCTTACAACTAGCAAAAAACTTATTTGGAAGAGATAAACATATTGCTTTTAGCACTATAATAAACAAAGTAAAAGAAGCAATAGTCGCAAAACGCATAGAAAAAATATACTCTAAACAAGAAATCCTTACGCTATACCTAAACACAGTACCTTTTCCTGATAATACGTATGGTATAGAAAGCGCAGCACGTAAATTTTTTAATGTATCTGCAACACAATTATCGTTACCACAAGCAGCAACTTTAGTGGGTACATTAAAAGCAAATAATTATTACAATCCAAGACGTAATTTACAAAGCAGTACAACTAGACGTAATGTAGTCTTACAGCAAATGCTTAAGTATAATTATATAGATCAAAATCAATTTACACAAGCCAAACAAAAATCAGTCAAATTAGACTACCAATCCTATAATCATGATTTAGGATTAGCGCCTTATTTTAGGGCACAATTAAAAAAAGAATTAGCAACTACCTTACAAGGCTATAAAAAGCCAAATGGAGAGGCTTACGACTTGTATAAGGACGGTTTAGTAGTTTATACAACCTTAGACTCTCAAATGCAAAAATATGCAGAGCAAGCCTTGCAAACGCATTTAACCAAATTGCAACAAGATTATGAAGTGTCTTATGGTAAAAATGCACCTTGGAAAACCAACAAGAAGTTAATTGACAAGGCTATAAAAGCATTGCCAGCTTACAAAAAAATTAAAGCTTCTGGTTTAGATCATGCACAAATTATGGATTCATTATCGATCAAGCATGAGGTAGAGTTGTTTGATTGGACAGAAACTAAAAGTCAAAATATATCTACAATAGATAGTTTGCAACACTACTTAAAATTTTTAAATACAGGTATGATTGCTTTAGACCCAAAGTCTGGTGCTATTAGGTCTTATATAGGAGGTATAGATTATCGTTTTTTTAAATATGATCATGTATCACAAAGTCAACGTCAAGTAGGATCTACATTTAAACCTTTTGTGTATACAGCAGCAATAGATAATGGTATGGCGCCTTGTACCTATTTTTCTCCAGAAGCAGTAACTTACACGGATTATAAAAACTGGACACCAACCAATTCTGGTGTGTCAGACGTAGATCCACATATTAATTATAATCTAGAAAAAGCGCTAAGTCAATCGTTAAACACAATTGCTGTTAAGGTTTTAAATCAAGTAGGTATTGATAAGGTTTTAAAACAAACAAAAAAATTAGGCATAACTAGTACACTTCCAAACCAACCGTCTTTAGCCTTAGGTGTTGCTCAAATTAATATAAAAGAATTAGCAGGAGCATACGCTAGTTATGTTAACAATAGCCAATCTGTAAAACCATATTTTATTACTAAAATTGAAGATAAAAATGGTGTAGAAATTGTGTCGTTTAAACCAGAAGTAAATCCCGATAAAGCTTATAACGATTATACTAGACAGGTTATGTTACAAATAATGCAAGCTACAGTTAATTCTGGGACTGCAGCTAGATTACGATCTACTTATGGACTTAGCAATAGTATTGCAGGTAAAACAGGGACAACTCAAGATAATAAGGATGGATGGTTTGTTGGTATTACACCAAACTTGGTAACAATAAATTGGGTTGGTAACGATAATTATAATATAGGTTTTAAAACCACAGAAATGGGACAAGGTGCAAATTCTGCATTGCCAATTTTTGCGAAATTTTATCAAAAACTAAACGCAGACTCAAACTATAATACGATTACAAAAAGTCGTTTTGAATCACCTTCAAGCGATGTTTTGGAGGCATTGGATTGCGAAGAAGAAAAACGCGATGGGTTTTTTAAACGATTGTTTAGCAAAAAAGATAACGAGCGTCAATTCAATAAAGACAATTAG